AGATCCTCGCCGCGACCCCCGGTATCGCCGCCTTCTCCTGCGCCGACCGCGAGGAGGCCGAGCGCCTTGCCGATGATCGGAGCCCGCTCTCTGACGCCGATCTCACCTGGCACAAAGCGCCCTGCCGCTACTGCGGCACCGGTTGCGGGGTCGAAGCCGGAGTGCGCGACGGTAAAGTGATGGCCGTGCGGGGCGACGAAGCCAGCCCGGTCAACCGCGGCTTGCTGTGCGTCAAGGGGTATCACCTGCCCGCCTTCCTCTACGGTGAGGACCGGCTGCTCTACCCCCAACTGCGCGACGGCGACGGTTGGAAGCGCATCTCCTGGGACGAGGCCCTCGACCTCATCGCCAGCAAATACCAGGAGGCCCTCGACCAACACGGACCCGAATCGGTAGCGATCTACGGCTCGGGCCAGTGGACGGTGTTCGACGGCTACGCCGCCTCCAAGTGGTTCCGCGGCGGCCTGCGGTCGAACAACGTCGAGCCCAACGCCCGCCTGTGCATGGCCTCGGCGGTGACTGGCTTCATGACCCAATTTCAGTCCGACGAGCCCATGGGCTGTTACGAGGACTTCGAGGCCGGCGACGATTTCATCCTCTGGGGCAACAACATGGCGGAGATGCA
This Acidobacteriota bacterium DNA region includes the following protein-coding sequences:
- a CDS encoding molybdopterin-dependent oxidoreductase; translated protein: MQRRNFLKILAATPGIAAFSCADREEAERLADDRSPLSDADLTWHKAPCRYCGTGCGVEAGVRDGKVMAVRGDEASPVNRGLLCVKGYHLPAFLYGEDRLLYPQLRDGDGWKRISWDEALDLIASKYQEALDQHGPESVAIYGSGQWTVFDGYAASKWFRGGLRSNNVEPNARLCMASAVTGFMTQFQSDEPMGCYEDFEAGDDFILWGNNMAEMHPVLFSRILETKRQRPGTRLVDIATRRTPSSDYADLYVEFIPGSDLALANGILHLLVQNGKVDQRFVEENVVFKRGIEDLDQIGYGCYGDNAERYTFKDKGRDASFAELERFLADYTPANVSKISGVPEGQIRSLAEIYGDSDRGTVSLWCMGVNQHVRGTWMNNLITD